A genomic stretch from Bordetella sp. N includes:
- a CDS encoding PepSY-associated TM helix domain-containing protein produces the protein MNTPSSRRSYWLKTLHQWHWISAALCLVGMLLFALTGLTLNNASLIEAKPQVTTRHGELPDELRTALVATQAKAAAADTAAGRRRGRDAQGKADLPPAALAWLSSQMGIDAAGRAAEWSADEVYVSLPRAGGDGWVSLDLESGAVEYEVTDRGWIAYLNDLHKGRNTGVAWRWFIDACAVACLVFALTGLLLLKMHASRRLATWPVVGLGLLVPVLLTLLFVH, from the coding sequence ATGAATACGCCTTCCTCGCGCCGCTCCTATTGGCTCAAGACCCTGCACCAGTGGCATTGGATCAGCGCCGCCTTGTGCCTGGTGGGCATGCTGCTGTTCGCGCTGACCGGACTGACCTTGAACAACGCCTCCCTGATCGAGGCCAAACCGCAAGTGACCACCCGGCATGGCGAACTGCCGGATGAATTGCGGACGGCGCTGGTGGCGACGCAGGCCAAGGCGGCCGCGGCCGACACCGCCGCGGGCCGGCGGCGGGGCCGCGACGCGCAGGGCAAGGCCGACCTGCCGCCCGCGGCGCTGGCCTGGCTGTCCAGCCAGATGGGCATCGATGCGGCGGGCAGGGCGGCCGAGTGGTCGGCGGACGAAGTCTATGTGTCCTTGCCGCGCGCGGGCGGCGACGGCTGGGTGTCGCTGGACCTGGAAAGCGGCGCGGTGGAATACGAGGTGACCGACCGGGGCTGGATCGCCTACCTGAATGACCTGCACAAGGGCCGCAACACCGGCGTTGCCTGGCGCTGGTTCATCGATGCCTGTGCCGTGGCCTGTCTGGTGTTCGCGCTGACGGGCCTGCTGTTGTTGAAGATGCATGCCTCGCGGCGCCTGGCGACCTGGCCGGTGGTGGGCCTGGGCCTGCTCGTGCCCGTGCTCCTGACCCTGCTGTTCGTCCATTGA
- a CDS encoding DUF2271 domain-containing protein, giving the protein MRKLLLTAILAGAITRAAHGAELNVSVEIPRLDVAEYHRPYVAIWIENADQSVAADVAVWYDVAKRNNEGTEWLKDLRQWWRRSGRNQQFPVDGVSGATKPVGVQALRLDSKSPALAALKPGHYGLVVEAAREVGGRELVRVPFEWPPTKAAQASQRGEHELGAIAVNLAP; this is encoded by the coding sequence ATGCGCAAACTGCTACTCACCGCCATCCTGGCCGGCGCGATCACGCGCGCGGCCCATGGCGCCGAACTCAACGTCAGCGTGGAAATCCCGCGCCTGGACGTGGCCGAATATCACCGGCCCTACGTGGCTATCTGGATCGAGAACGCCGACCAGAGCGTCGCCGCCGACGTCGCCGTCTGGTACGACGTCGCCAAGCGCAATAACGAGGGCACGGAATGGCTCAAGGACTTGCGGCAATGGTGGCGCCGCAGCGGCCGCAATCAGCAATTCCCGGTGGATGGCGTCAGCGGAGCCACCAAGCCGGTGGGTGTGCAGGCCTTGCGGCTGGACAGCAAGTCGCCGGCGCTGGCGGCGCTGAAACCGGGCCATTACGGCCTGGTGGTGGAAGCGGCGCGTGAGGTCGGCGGCCGTGAACTGGTGCGCGTGCCTTTCGAATGGCCGCCCACCAAGGCCGCCCAGGCCAGCCAGCGCGGTGAACACGAATTGGGCGCCATCGCCGTCAACCTTGCCCCTTGA
- a CDS encoding DUF4198 domain-containing protein produces the protein MKYANRIAAALALTLPALALPGVAQAHDMWLLPSSTVLSGEQNWVTVDASVGNDKFYFNHAPLRLDNLTIAAPDGSAAEAENQNRGKLRSSFDLQLKQQGTYRVAVVNDGVFAHWKEDGKVKRMFGKADGLDKIPANAQELGINQVMSRIETFVTAGKPSTVKPVGKGMELVPVTHPNDIYAGEAATFQMQIDGKPAAELEVNVVPGGARYRDKLDEIKLKTGKDGKFQVKWPHPGMYWVEASLEDDKTTVPRATKRRISYSGTFEVLAQ, from the coding sequence ATGAAGTACGCAAACCGTATCGCCGCCGCCCTGGCCCTGACCCTGCCCGCCTTGGCCCTGCCTGGCGTGGCGCAAGCCCACGATATGTGGCTGTTGCCCTCGTCGACGGTGTTGTCCGGCGAACAGAACTGGGTGACGGTCGATGCCTCGGTGGGTAACGACAAGTTCTACTTCAACCACGCGCCGCTGCGCCTGGACAACCTGACCATCGCCGCGCCGGACGGCAGCGCCGCCGAAGCCGAGAACCAGAACCGCGGCAAGCTGCGCAGCTCCTTCGACCTGCAGCTGAAGCAGCAGGGCACGTATCGCGTCGCCGTGGTCAACGATGGCGTGTTCGCGCACTGGAAGGAAGACGGCAAGGTCAAGCGCATGTTCGGCAAGGCCGATGGCCTGGACAAGATTCCCGCCAACGCGCAGGAGCTGGGCATCAACCAGGTCATGAGCCGCATCGAGACCTTCGTCACCGCCGGCAAGCCCAGCACCGTCAAGCCGGTCGGCAAGGGCATGGAACTGGTGCCGGTCACGCATCCCAATGACATCTACGCCGGCGAGGCCGCCACTTTCCAGATGCAGATCGACGGCAAGCCCGCCGCCGAACTGGAAGTGAACGTGGTGCCGGGCGGGGCGCGCTATCGCGACAAGCTCGACGAGATCAAGCTGAAGACCGGCAAGGACGGCAAGTTCCAGGTGAAGTGGCCGCATCCGGGCATGTACTGGGTCGAAGCTTCCCTGGAAGACGACAAGACCACGGTGCCGCGCGCCACCAAGCGCCGCATTTCCTACTCGGGTACGTTCGAGGTGCTGGCTCAGTAA
- a CDS encoding FAD:protein FMN transferase: MAMARMMDTYAPRTLPAAVMAPATVRYERLRGLPCALAGATMGTTWSARMALPACVGEATARRAIQAALDDVVAQMSHWESATAITRYNRAPAGWQALPAQMLEVLDCGLAVARLTDGAYDPTIGALVQAWGFGPHQRAFEPPAPAAIEAARVQCGWQRVRRDGNHAWQDGGVLLDFSSIAKGYGVDCAARALRALGVDDFLLEVGGELRAQGLRPDGLPWRVAIEWPDGGGHADYVVLDRQAIATSGDYRRYFQHAGKRHSHTLDPRSGRPIDNGIASVTVLHESCMQADAWATALTVLGAEAGLRMANAQGLAALFVIRGDHGLEPRASQAFIASRAAQYAESA; the protein is encoded by the coding sequence ATGGCCATGGCGCGGATGATGGATACGTACGCGCCGCGTACCTTGCCGGCCGCCGTCATGGCGCCGGCAACGGTGCGTTATGAGCGCCTGCGCGGCCTGCCTTGCGCGCTGGCCGGCGCCACCATGGGCACGACCTGGTCGGCGCGCATGGCGCTGCCGGCCTGCGTGGGCGAGGCCACGGCGCGGCGCGCCATCCAGGCGGCGCTGGACGATGTGGTGGCGCAGATGAGCCACTGGGAAAGTGCTACCGCCATCACGCGCTACAACCGCGCGCCGGCGGGTTGGCAGGCGCTGCCCGCACAGATGCTGGAAGTGCTGGACTGTGGGCTGGCGGTCGCCCGCCTGACCGATGGCGCCTACGATCCCACGATAGGTGCCCTGGTCCAGGCCTGGGGTTTCGGGCCGCATCAGCGGGCGTTCGAGCCGCCCGCGCCGGCCGCGATCGAGGCCGCGCGGGTGCAGTGCGGTTGGCAGCGCGTGCGACGCGATGGCAACCATGCCTGGCAGGATGGGGGCGTGTTGCTGGACTTCTCCTCGATCGCCAAGGGCTACGGGGTTGACTGTGCGGCGCGGGCGTTGCGGGCGCTGGGGGTGGACGACTTTCTGCTGGAAGTCGGCGGTGAGTTGCGCGCGCAAGGGCTGCGGCCGGATGGCCTGCCATGGCGGGTGGCGATCGAATGGCCGGACGGGGGCGGGCATGCCGACTATGTCGTACTGGACCGCCAGGCCATCGCCACGTCCGGGGACTATCGGCGTTATTTCCAGCATGCGGGGAAGCGGCACTCCCATACGCTGGATCCGCGTAGCGGGCGGCCCATCGATAACGGGATTGCGTCGGTGACCGTGCTGCATGAAAGCTGCATGCAGGCCGATGCATGGGCGACCGCGTTGACGGTGCTTGGGGCCGAGGCGGGCCTGCGAATGGCGAATGCGCAGGGGCTGGCGGCCTTGTTCGTGATCCGCGGGGACCATGGGCTGGAGCCGCGCGCCAGTCAGGCTTTCATCGCCAGCCGCGCGGCGCAATACGCGGAATCCGCATGA
- a CDS encoding sulfite reductase subunit alpha, which yields MNIRACCACGAVLLWLLVCGWAWWQWRRGVIAQRAGTLVGPGAMAGRTVAAAGAMRADAVLILHASQTGQAVELAEMTAGVLRGQGVTARVAGLGGLDAAGLATWPRVLFVASTYGEGDPPDDAAVFADRVMGGLPDLQRVQYAVLALGDATYTHFCGFGRQLAAWLRASGATALFDTVEVDRADGAALRRWQAALLRLSEGALPPSRHVVADPQRPAPSAPAGAGAAAAAYGTAAGHAMGVGVAAPGVDFFDAALAHRPWRLQERVHVNAGSSGAGCYHLALVPADGSALPDWQAGDIAEILFATAELEGVRRDYSIASLPADGAIHLLLRQRHGPDGVMGVVSGWLTSQAALGAMVSLRIRRHSAFHAPVADVPMILIGNGTGIAGLRAHLKARVQAGRRRNWLLFGERHAATDRYYDADIAEWQGAGFLPRVDRVYSRDGGQHRYVQDALAAAAPALREWVSAGAAIYVCGSIDGMAAGVDTVLREVLGDAQVTALTQATRYRRDVY from the coding sequence ATGAATATCCGCGCCTGCTGCGCTTGCGGCGCCGTGCTCCTGTGGCTGCTTGTGTGCGGGTGGGCGTGGTGGCAGTGGCGGCGAGGGGTGATCGCGCAGCGTGCGGGAACGCTGGTGGGGCCTGGCGCGATGGCTGGGCGCACGGTTGCAGCGGCGGGGGCAATGCGCGCGGACGCGGTGTTGATTCTGCATGCCAGCCAGACTGGGCAGGCGGTTGAACTGGCCGAGATGACGGCCGGTGTGCTGCGGGGGCAGGGCGTGACGGCGCGGGTTGCCGGGCTGGGCGGGCTGGATGCCGCGGGGCTGGCCACCTGGCCGCGGGTGCTGTTCGTTGCCAGTACCTATGGCGAAGGCGATCCGCCGGACGACGCGGCGGTGTTCGCTGATCGCGTCATGGGCGGCTTGCCCGACTTGCAGCGCGTGCAGTACGCGGTCTTGGCATTGGGCGATGCCACCTATACCCATTTCTGCGGCTTCGGCCGCCAGCTGGCGGCGTGGTTGCGCGCCAGCGGGGCGACTGCTTTGTTCGACACCGTCGAAGTGGATCGTGCCGATGGGGCTGCCTTGCGGCGGTGGCAAGCTGCGCTGCTGCGCCTGAGTGAAGGGGCTTTGCCGCCGTCCCGGCATGTTGTTGCGGACCCGCAGCGGCCGGCCCCCAGCGCGCCCGCTGGCGCGGGCGCTGCGGCGGCGGCATACGGCACAGCCGCGGGTCACGCCATGGGCGTGGGCGTTGCCGCGCCCGGCGTGGATTTCTTCGATGCGGCGCTGGCGCATCGGCCCTGGCGCTTGCAGGAGCGCGTGCATGTCAACGCGGGGAGCAGCGGGGCGGGTTGTTATCACCTGGCGTTGGTGCCGGCCGACGGTTCGGCCTTGCCGGACTGGCAGGCGGGCGACATCGCTGAAATTCTTTTTGCCACGGCGGAGCTGGAAGGTGTTCGCCGCGATTACTCGATTGCTTCCCTGCCGGCCGACGGCGCGATCCATTTGCTGCTGCGCCAACGGCACGGCCCGGACGGCGTGATGGGCGTAGTCAGCGGTTGGCTCACGTCGCAGGCCGCGCTTGGCGCGATGGTCTCCTTGCGCATCCGCCGCCACAGCGCTTTCCACGCGCCGGTGGCCGACGTTCCCATGATCCTGATCGGCAATGGCACCGGCATCGCCGGCCTGCGGGCGCATTTGAAAGCGCGCGTGCAGGCTGGCCGTCGGCGCAACTGGCTGCTGTTCGGCGAACGTCACGCGGCTACGGACCGGTATTACGACGCGGACATCGCCGAGTGGCAGGGTGCCGGTTTCCTGCCGCGCGTGGACCGCGTCTATTCCCGCGACGGCGGTCAGCATCGCTACGTACAAGACGCCCTCGCCGCCGCCGCGCCCGCCCTGCGCGAATGGGTCAGCGCAGGCGCCGCCATCTACGTTTGCGGCAGCATCGACGGCATGGCCGCGGGTGTCGACACCGTCCTGCGCGAAGTCCTTGGCGACGCCCAGGTCACCGCCCTGACCCAGGCCACCCGCTACCGCCGCGACGTCTACTAA
- a CDS encoding EAL domain-containing protein, with product MSIQNSDIMYRRLIEGVVDYAIYMLDPEGNVMNWNAGAQRAKGYTPAEIVGRNFACFYTQADQDRGLPAKGLGRARDEGRFEAEGWRVRKDGSLFWANVVIDAIHGDEGELLGYTKITRDVTERRERDRQLVQAKVLAEHYSAEMRSLSTFLEAVIAHIPSTVLVMDALSRNILLANRQAETLLGHSRAEMEGRTVQDCLPANIAATVERLTDEALRTDGVKRDEEEWQTARGSRILRLDTLVFHGVDPRSRYVLLIANDVTDENAAHAKVRYMAHHDTLTGMPNRRLFREQLLKALPTQGRHRKTAVLCLDLDNFKSVNDTLGHLIGDELLRMLAKRLPKALREQDTLARLGGDEFAIVLPGIEHDDDVRVVAERLIDVVRPSFNIEGHTVSVGVSIGIALAGQEDISADHLQRFADMALYEAKRNGRNQLAFFRPEMEEAARKRRELEMDLREAILTRQLQLYYQPITDASHVNITGREALMRWTHPEKGVIMPNEFIHIAEETGLIHELGSFALHEACREAITWPAHETVAVNLSPSQFTNGSLVSLVASALQESGLPAHRLEVEITESVLLANSAVNIATLNTLKKMGVKVALDDFGTGYSSLGYLRTFEFDKIKIDKSFTQDIATNREALAIIRAINGIGRSLDIPTTAEGVETDTQLERLTQEGCSHFQGYLLGRPVAHQPRAEPAVKPAAADDLDLDLDLGLAAAP from the coding sequence ATGTCCATCCAAAATTCCGACATCATGTATCGCCGCCTGATCGAAGGCGTCGTCGACTATGCCATCTACATGCTCGATCCCGAGGGCAATGTAATGAACTGGAACGCGGGGGCACAACGGGCCAAGGGCTACACACCGGCGGAAATCGTCGGCCGCAACTTCGCCTGTTTCTACACGCAGGCCGACCAGGACCGCGGCCTGCCCGCCAAGGGCCTGGGACGCGCCCGCGATGAAGGCCGCTTCGAAGCGGAAGGCTGGCGCGTGCGCAAGGACGGCAGCCTGTTCTGGGCCAACGTCGTGATCGATGCCATCCACGGCGACGAGGGCGAGCTGCTGGGCTACACCAAGATCACGCGCGATGTCACGGAGCGCCGCGAGCGCGACCGCCAGCTGGTGCAGGCCAAGGTGCTGGCCGAACACTACAGCGCGGAGATGCGTTCGCTGTCGACCTTCCTGGAAGCCGTCATCGCGCACATCCCTTCCACGGTGCTGGTGATGGATGCGCTGTCGCGCAACATCCTGCTGGCCAACCGCCAGGCCGAGACGCTGCTGGGTCACAGCCGGGCCGAGATGGAAGGCCGCACCGTGCAGGACTGCCTGCCGGCGAACATCGCCGCGACCGTCGAGCGGCTGACCGACGAGGCCTTGCGCACCGACGGCGTGAAGCGCGACGAAGAAGAGTGGCAGACCGCGCGCGGCAGCCGCATCCTGCGCCTCGACACCCTGGTCTTCCACGGCGTCGACCCGCGCTCGCGCTACGTGCTGCTGATCGCCAACGACGTCACCGACGAAAACGCCGCCCATGCCAAGGTGCGCTACATGGCGCACCACGACACCCTTACCGGCATGCCCAACCGGCGCCTGTTCCGCGAACAGTTGCTGAAGGCCTTGCCCACGCAGGGGCGCCATCGCAAGACGGCCGTCCTGTGCCTGGACCTGGACAACTTCAAGAGCGTGAACGACACGCTGGGCCATCTGATCGGCGACGAGTTGCTGCGCATGCTGGCCAAGCGCCTGCCCAAGGCCTTGCGTGAGCAGGACACGCTGGCCCGCCTGGGCGGCGACGAATTCGCCATCGTGCTGCCGGGCATCGAGCATGACGATGACGTGCGTGTGGTGGCCGAACGCCTGATCGACGTGGTGCGGCCGTCCTTTAACATCGAGGGCCATACCGTCAGCGTGGGTGTCAGTATCGGCATCGCGCTGGCCGGCCAGGAAGACATCTCCGCCGACCATCTGCAGCGCTTTGCCGACATGGCGCTGTACGAAGCCAAGCGCAACGGCCGCAATCAGCTGGCCTTCTTCCGCCCCGAGATGGAAGAAGCCGCCCGCAAGCGCCGCGAACTGGAAATGGACCTGCGCGAAGCCATCCTGACGCGCCAGCTGCAGCTGTATTACCAGCCCATCACCGACGCCAGCCATGTGAACATCACCGGGCGCGAGGCGCTGATGCGCTGGACCCATCCCGAGAAGGGCGTGATCATGCCCAACGAATTCATTCACATCGCGGAAGAAACGGGCCTGATCCACGAACTCGGCAGCTTCGCCCTGCATGAAGCCTGCCGCGAGGCGATCACCTGGCCCGCGCACGAAACCGTGGCCGTCAACCTGTCGCCCAGCCAGTTCACCAACGGTTCGCTGGTGTCCCTGGTGGCGTCGGCGCTGCAAGAGTCCGGCCTGCCCGCGCACCGCCTGGAAGTGGAGATCACCGAGTCCGTGCTGCTGGCGAATTCCGCCGTCAACATCGCCACGCTGAATACCCTGAAGAAAATGGGCGTGAAGGTGGCGCTCGACGATTTCGGCACGGGTTATTCGTCGCTGGGCTATCTACGCACGTTCGAGTTCGACAAGATCAAGATCGACAAGTCCTTCACCCAGGACATCGCCACCAATCGCGAAGCGCTGGCGATCATCCGCGCCATCAACGGTATCGGGCGCAGCCTCGACATTCCCACCACGGCGGAAGGCGTGGAAACCGACACGCAGCTTGAACGTTTGACCCAGGAAGGCTGCTCGCATTTCCAGGGCTATCTGCTGGGACGTCCCGTGGCGCATCAGCCGAGGGCGGAGCCGGCCGTCAAGCCGGCCGCAGCCGATGATCTGGATCTGGATCTCGATCTGGGATTGGCGGCGGCCCCGTAA
- a CDS encoding DUF4139 domain-containing protein yields MPSAALSPLAIALFLVPAAPLLAQTAAAPIDRITLSSGGVAQVHRQVQVDGDGVVRISVPATQIDDVLKSLLVRDPGGSLQSVTLDGPAPVDEAFAQLPFDAGLLGALPDLLKQMPGTRVRVTSGGRTIEGAVLGTQTVESKQGDTTLPQSTLSVLTTERRIDTLRLGADTSVEVLDDGMRERFATAVAALASAGADRYRNVAIAVKGSGARKLGLEYVSAAPVWKPAFRLVLDKAGKARLQGWAVLENATGEDWNNVDLTLTSGAPVTLSQKLYDRYWRERPDLPVVAGAADRPRTDEAAAFEAAPPPPQAYAKADQRLRMAPRPSAPMAPAAPAPLAEPSGAMAPIAGASEGPVAQENLVSVSFHLPRPVTLPRGQTLSLPFIDAEVPAERLAVYQPETGSRYPVSAVMLKNASGASLPTGILTVYDAETGFVGDAQLPTLPVNEQRLASFAADRKVEISSEMKPEQRTVKISVSQGVLRAETLARRVTTYTIKGAPDAPRTVIIEHPRLPGWSTKSEQLDSTTPTHQRLRAQVAAGATAKVEVVDERPGTAVYALADANAQALLAWSNAPADPALTAKLKQLAQARAKVVEAEQSLGDVDQKLTAQGENQARLRENLGAVPADSALGKRYLQMMTDSENTIGTLTTQRDKLNDALQALRKSYADDLAKL; encoded by the coding sequence ATGCCCTCCGCAGCGTTATCTCCGCTGGCAATTGCACTGTTCCTGGTCCCCGCCGCGCCGCTCCTGGCGCAAACCGCGGCCGCTCCCATCGATCGCATCACGCTGTCTTCCGGCGGCGTGGCGCAGGTACACCGCCAGGTGCAGGTGGATGGAGACGGCGTCGTGCGCATCAGCGTGCCTGCCACGCAGATCGACGACGTCTTGAAGAGCCTGCTGGTGCGCGACCCCGGCGGCTCGCTGCAATCGGTGACCCTGGATGGCCCCGCGCCGGTGGACGAGGCGTTCGCGCAACTGCCTTTCGATGCGGGCCTGCTGGGCGCCTTGCCCGACCTGCTCAAGCAGATGCCCGGGACGCGCGTGCGCGTGACGTCGGGCGGCCGCACAATCGAAGGCGCGGTGCTCGGCACGCAAACCGTGGAAAGCAAGCAAGGCGACACGACGTTGCCGCAAAGCACGCTGTCGGTACTGACCACCGAGCGGCGTATCGACACCTTGCGCCTGGGCGCCGACACGTCGGTGGAAGTGCTGGACGACGGCATGCGCGAGCGCTTCGCCACGGCGGTGGCCGCCTTGGCGAGTGCCGGCGCCGACCGCTATCGCAATGTCGCCATCGCGGTGAAGGGCAGCGGCGCGCGCAAGCTGGGCCTGGAGTATGTCAGCGCGGCGCCGGTCTGGAAGCCGGCTTTCCGGCTGGTGCTCGACAAGGCCGGCAAGGCCCGCCTGCAAGGCTGGGCCGTCTTGGAAAACGCCACGGGCGAAGACTGGAACAACGTCGACCTGACCCTGACGTCCGGCGCGCCCGTGACGCTGTCGCAGAAACTCTATGACCGGTATTGGCGCGAACGGCCCGACCTGCCCGTGGTGGCGGGCGCGGCGGACCGGCCGCGCACGGACGAAGCCGCCGCGTTCGAGGCGGCGCCGCCCCCACCCCAGGCTTATGCCAAGGCCGACCAGCGCTTGCGGATGGCGCCGCGTCCTTCGGCGCCGATGGCCCCGGCAGCGCCCGCGCCGCTGGCCGAACCCAGCGGCGCCATGGCGCCGATCGCCGGCGCCAGCGAAGGGCCGGTCGCGCAGGAAAACCTGGTCAGCGTCAGCTTCCATTTGCCCCGTCCGGTGACCCTGCCGCGCGGCCAGACCCTGTCGCTGCCCTTCATCGATGCGGAAGTGCCGGCCGAACGCCTGGCCGTCTACCAGCCTGAAACGGGCAGCCGTTATCCGGTCTCGGCCGTGATGCTGAAGAACGCGTCGGGCGCCTCCCTGCCCACCGGCATCCTCACCGTCTACGATGCCGAAACCGGTTTCGTGGGCGATGCGCAACTGCCGACCCTGCCCGTGAACGAGCAGCGGCTGGCCAGCTTTGCCGCCGACCGCAAGGTGGAAATCTCGTCGGAGATGAAACCGGAGCAGCGCACGGTGAAGATCTCGGTCAGCCAGGGTGTGCTGCGCGCCGAAACGCTGGCGCGCCGGGTCACGACCTACACCATCAAGGGCGCGCCCGACGCGCCGCGCACGGTGATCATCGAGCATCCGCGCCTGCCGGGCTGGTCCACCAAGTCGGAGCAGCTGGATTCGACGACGCCGACGCATCAGCGCCTGCGCGCGCAGGTGGCGGCAGGGGCGACGGCCAAGGTGGAAGTGGTCGACGAGCGTCCGGGCACGGCCGTCTATGCCTTGGCGGATGCCAATGCGCAGGCCCTGCTGGCGTGGTCCAATGCACCCGCCGATCCGGCGCTGACGGCCAAGCTCAAGCAGTTGGCGCAAGCCCGCGCCAAGGTGGTGGAAGCCGAGCAGTCGCTGGGCGATGTGGACCAGAAGCTGACGGCGCAGGGTGAGAACCAGGCGCGCCTGCGCGAAAACCTGGGCGCGGTGCCGGCCGACAGTGCCCTGGGCAAGCGCTATCTGCAGATGATGACGGATTCCGAGAACACCATCGGCACCCTCACCACGCAGCGCGACAAGCTCAACGACGCCTTGCAGGCCTTGCGTAAGTCTTACGCTGACGACCTGGCCAAGCTGTAA